A genomic stretch from Cardiocondyla obscurior isolate alpha-2009 linkage group LG10, Cobs3.1, whole genome shotgun sequence includes:
- the Cmb gene encoding serine-rich adhesin for platelets isoform X2, which yields MVPFTDPRTQSPSRLQEAKPSNVNKMPERSQVEGRLNQIREYIRVTLTMIESLNQSSDPRAQAQSEKLSRMVEDLHDSETKLSKLLEQYHNHGISDENGENGREDIDECGDASREMQLRRNMEEYQNKLAQLQEQQATLADMQTCVRERLNKARQAQQILLQQENQNTPNSTTWEDNSASLPSPANVDQLESETAVLRGKLVILQTKKKQMDHLIAELQAIEASDRGSCSSEGSRNTIKDKAAELETMKAQLAHIKALMEDSTKIRDSIDSSSEPEQDTDAHDENATNGIAEDVANASFERSSDANQAKRCFETNISDMRALTSELKEQAVLLQATRAELQRLKQPLSAQLASSNSSRPLPGLIPLNANEKKQSCNASTDSQSKQSKRTQLEDIIRKDPTQPSHMNRDVQALDQHSQRSSGSQASHTSTPGNIWPPISAGAGGSNEQSVDGVSTSENLLDIAPPAAIENGGVVGNLWACPIPPPSINQGQTATVEYYRQLLLGSQAHQLQMMGTTMQQCCQLLWSQQRELQSMRAAIADLQMRSPNQTPQRGNNAENQEEHSNLSRSVHNLGDALDATLPPSSSLPNLVSLPNSSAASSHTPIINSSNLQQQQQQQLNNQVPPGNRANNYWDNFRSYSRQNLLSGNVKTMTDPSTATLNSACSTNTAIASGSSVNSSLIKDKRNREQGSDNLPLPLTSTETQYSLNLQLPSNLQQQDRDNATIRSNIIANEVSQQVDNFWEDAHSSFRLPSATNDDNLFNNLSLEMKEAISHLIAANKRRPDYLIIILREIKAISEDYRLRPQLLRSLRLLQDKQTLNNPLNEAPDLTPSESCPSSDENSDIGATFALENHTSMMELIATSHVDTASPVLPIEHLDTTVATFPFESASAAPSTSNAKSGYNEDLAEADQSRPESSGNQKLSSDVDNEEGQEEAASYPITAEAAASDLESLAAKTEDERAEDAGLDNFFKLRD from the exons ATGGTACCATTTACTGATCCTAGAACCCAATCACCATCACGGTTACAAGAAGCAAAGCCTTCTAATGTGAATAAAATG cccGAAAGAAGTCAAGTAGAAGGCCGCTTAAATCAAATCAGAGAATACATCAGAGTTACTCTCACAATGATAGAGTCTCTCAATCAATCATCTGATCCT CGTGCACAAGCTCAAAGCGAAAAATTAAGTAGAATGGTGGAAGATCTTCACGACAGTGAGACAAAGCTTTCGAAATTATTGGAGCAGTATCATAATCATGGAATTTCTGATGAA AACGGTGAAAATGGAAGAGAGGACATAGACGAATGCGGCGATGCCAGCCGAGAGATGCAATTACGAAGGAATATGGAAGAATATCAAAATAAACTCGCGCAATTACAAGAGCAGCAAGCTACCTTAGCGGACATGCAAACGTGTGTCAGAGAAAGATTAAATAAGGCGCGTCAAGCACAACAGATACTTCTACAACAAGAGAATCAGAATACGCCTAATTCTACTACGTGGGAAGACAACTCTGCATCTTTGCCGAGTCCTGCTAATGTTGACCAACTTGAGTCGGAAACGGCAGTATTGAGAGGTAAACTGGTAATATTgcaaacgaaaaagaaacaaatggATCATCTCATAGCGGAATTGCAAGCCATAGAGGCATCTGATAGAGGCAGTTGT AGTTCGGAAGGTTCGAGGAATACGATAAAGGACAAAGCTGCGGAATTAGAGACGATGAAAGCGCAGCTGGCACATATAAAGGCTCTAATGGAAGACAGTACAAAAATTCGCGATTCTATAGACTCTTCTTCCGAACCTGAACAAGATACCGATGCGCATGATGAAAATGCAACAAACGGGATTGCCGAGGATGTAGCAAACGCTTCGTTTGAAAGAAGCAGTGATGCCAATCAAGCAAAACGATGCTTTGAAACTAACATTTCGGACATGCGG GCACTAACGTCAGAACTTAAAGAACAAGCAGTTTTACTACAAGCAACTCGAGCCGAATTACAGCGTTTAAAACAACCATTATCTGCTCAACTTGCTTCTTCAAATTCTTCTCGTCCACTTCCAGGACTGATACCTTTAAATGCAAATGAAAAGAAGCAAAGCTGTAATGCTAGTACGGACAGTCAGTCTAAACAATCGAAAAGAACTCAACTTGAGGATATTATAAGAAag GATCCGACACAGCCGTCTCATATGAATCGAGACGTTCAAGCGTTAGATCAACATAGTCAAAGAAGCTCCGGTTCGCAAGCTAGTCATACCAGCACGCCTGGAAATATTTGGCCACCTATTAGTGCag GTGCAGGTGGTTCTAACGAGCAAAGTGTGGATGGTGTATCCACGTCAGAAAATTTATTGGACATTGCACCACCTGCTGCTATCGAAAATGGTGGAGTTGTTGGAAATTTATGGGCATGTCCTATACCACCTCCGTCTATCAACCAGGGACAAACTG CCACTGTTGAGTATTATCGACAATTACTATTGGGCTCGCAAGCCCATCAATTGCAAATGATGGGCACAACGATGCAACAGTGCTGTCAGCTGTTGTGGTCACAGCAACGCGAACTGCAATCCATGCGCGCTGCTATTGCCGATCTGCAGATGCGATCACCAAATCAGACTCCACAGCGTGGTAATAACGCTGAGAATCAAGAGGAACATTCTAATTTGAGCCGTAGCGTTCACAATCTCGGTGACGCATTGGACGCGACCTTACCTCCCAGTTCGTCTTTACCAAACCTTGTGTCTCTACCTAATTCTTCAGCAGCATCGTCGCACACTCCGATAATTAATAGCTCTAACttgcagcagcagcaacaacaacaaTTGAACAATCAAGTACCTCCTGGTAATAGAGCGAACAACTACTGGGACAATTTTCGAAG ctATTCCCGGCAAAATCTACTCTCAGGAAATGTGAAGACAATGACCGATCCTTCGACAGCTACACTAAACTCGGCGTGTTCCACAAACACAGCTATTGCAAGCGGAAGCAGTGTGAACAGTTCATTaat AAAAGACAAGAGGAATCGGGAGCAGGGCTCTGACAACTTACCTTTACCATTAACCAGCACAGAGACGCAGTATTCATTAAACTTACAATTACCGTCAAATTTACAACAACAGGACAGAGATAATGCTACTATCCGCAGCAATATTATCGCAAACGAGGTGTCTCAACAAGTCGATAACTTTTGGGAGGACGCTCACAGTTCTTTTCGATTACCATCTGCAACGAATGAcgataatctttttaataatttaag TTTGGAAATGAAGGAGGCTATCAGCCATCTCATCGCAGCGAACAAGAGGCGACCcgattacttaataattattttacgagagATCAAGGCTATTAGCGAGGATTACAGATTGCGACCTCAGTTGTTAAGATCGTTACGTTTGTTGCAGGATAAGCAAACACTAAATAATCCATTG AACGAAGCACCTGACTTAACTCCAAGCGAAAGTTGCCCGTCTAGCGATGAGAACTCGGATATCGGTGCGACCTTCGCTCTGGAAAATCATACGTCTATGATGGAATTGATCGCCACATCTCATGTCGACACTGCCTCGCCAGTTTTACCAATAGAACATTTGGATACAACG gTAGCAACATTTCCTTTTGAATCTGCGAGTGCTGCTCCCTCAACTTCTAACGCTAAATCCGGCTATAATGAAGACTTGGCAGAAGCTGATCAATCGAGACCTGAATCTTCGGGAAAtcaaaag CTTTCTAGTGATGTAGATAACGAAGAAGGACAAGAAGAAGCAGCGTCTTATCCTATCACTGCAGAAGCGGCTGCTTCTGATCTCGAAAGTTTAGCTGCTAAAACTGAAGATGAAAGAGCGGAAGATGCCggacttgataattttttcaagttgcgAGAttga
- the Cmb gene encoding serine-rich adhesin for platelets isoform X1: MSPGINGGGSGAGPRNTGTLPKSNRRNDRNREQSAVNQQNRAPYFGYAQHFNNLCQLDWQVATECEREARIPREAKNSNTRSASSQLPSSYFAPYQDLPDFVSHNSSRQYNYSAEDCPPWLKMVPFTDPRTQSPSRLQEAKPSNVNKMPERSQVEGRLNQIREYIRVTLTMIESLNQSSDPRAQAQSEKLSRMVEDLHDSETKLSKLLEQYHNHGISDENGENGREDIDECGDASREMQLRRNMEEYQNKLAQLQEQQATLADMQTCVRERLNKARQAQQILLQQENQNTPNSTTWEDNSASLPSPANVDQLESETAVLRGKLVILQTKKKQMDHLIAELQAIEASDRGSCSSEGSRNTIKDKAAELETMKAQLAHIKALMEDSTKIRDSIDSSSEPEQDTDAHDENATNGIAEDVANASFERSSDANQAKRCFETNISDMRALTSELKEQAVLLQATRAELQRLKQPLSAQLASSNSSRPLPGLIPLNANEKKQSCNASTDSQSKQSKRTQLEDIIRKDPTQPSHMNRDVQALDQHSQRSSGSQASHTSTPGNIWPPISAGAGGSNEQSVDGVSTSENLLDIAPPAAIENGGVVGNLWACPIPPPSINQGQTATVEYYRQLLLGSQAHQLQMMGTTMQQCCQLLWSQQRELQSMRAAIADLQMRSPNQTPQRGNNAENQEEHSNLSRSVHNLGDALDATLPPSSSLPNLVSLPNSSAASSHTPIINSSNLQQQQQQQLNNQVPPGNRANNYWDNFRSYSRQNLLSGNVKTMTDPSTATLNSACSTNTAIASGSSVNSSLIKDKRNREQGSDNLPLPLTSTETQYSLNLQLPSNLQQQDRDNATIRSNIIANEVSQQVDNFWEDAHSSFRLPSATNDDNLFNNLSLEMKEAISHLIAANKRRPDYLIIILREIKAISEDYRLRPQLLRSLRLLQDKQTLNNPLNEAPDLTPSESCPSSDENSDIGATFALENHTSMMELIATSHVDTASPVLPIEHLDTTVATFPFESASAAPSTSNAKSGYNEDLAEADQSRPESSGNQKLSSDVDNEEGQEEAASYPITAEAAASDLESLAAKTEDERAEDAGLDNFFKLRD, translated from the exons atGTCACCCGGGATCAATGGCGGAGGAAGTGGTGCAGGGCCTCGCAACACGGGCACCTTGCCGAAAAGCAACCGCAGAAACGACAGGAACCGGGAGCAGTCCGCTGTTAATCAGCAGAATCGTGCACCTTACTTTGGCTATGCCCAGCATTTTAACAACTTG tGTCAACTTGACTGGCAAGTAGCAACTGAATGTGAACGTGAAGCAAGAATACCAAGAGAAGCAAAAAATAGCAACACAAGATCAGCTTCCTCTCAACTGCCTTCTTCATACTTCGCCCCGTATCAAGACTTGCCTGATTTTG tgTCGCACAATTCCTCAAGACAGTACAATTACAGTGCAGAAGACTGCCCACCTTGGCTAAAAATGGTACCATTTACTGATCCTAGAACCCAATCACCATCACGGTTACAAGAAGCAAAGCCTTCTAATGTGAATAAAATG cccGAAAGAAGTCAAGTAGAAGGCCGCTTAAATCAAATCAGAGAATACATCAGAGTTACTCTCACAATGATAGAGTCTCTCAATCAATCATCTGATCCT CGTGCACAAGCTCAAAGCGAAAAATTAAGTAGAATGGTGGAAGATCTTCACGACAGTGAGACAAAGCTTTCGAAATTATTGGAGCAGTATCATAATCATGGAATTTCTGATGAA AACGGTGAAAATGGAAGAGAGGACATAGACGAATGCGGCGATGCCAGCCGAGAGATGCAATTACGAAGGAATATGGAAGAATATCAAAATAAACTCGCGCAATTACAAGAGCAGCAAGCTACCTTAGCGGACATGCAAACGTGTGTCAGAGAAAGATTAAATAAGGCGCGTCAAGCACAACAGATACTTCTACAACAAGAGAATCAGAATACGCCTAATTCTACTACGTGGGAAGACAACTCTGCATCTTTGCCGAGTCCTGCTAATGTTGACCAACTTGAGTCGGAAACGGCAGTATTGAGAGGTAAACTGGTAATATTgcaaacgaaaaagaaacaaatggATCATCTCATAGCGGAATTGCAAGCCATAGAGGCATCTGATAGAGGCAGTTGT AGTTCGGAAGGTTCGAGGAATACGATAAAGGACAAAGCTGCGGAATTAGAGACGATGAAAGCGCAGCTGGCACATATAAAGGCTCTAATGGAAGACAGTACAAAAATTCGCGATTCTATAGACTCTTCTTCCGAACCTGAACAAGATACCGATGCGCATGATGAAAATGCAACAAACGGGATTGCCGAGGATGTAGCAAACGCTTCGTTTGAAAGAAGCAGTGATGCCAATCAAGCAAAACGATGCTTTGAAACTAACATTTCGGACATGCGG GCACTAACGTCAGAACTTAAAGAACAAGCAGTTTTACTACAAGCAACTCGAGCCGAATTACAGCGTTTAAAACAACCATTATCTGCTCAACTTGCTTCTTCAAATTCTTCTCGTCCACTTCCAGGACTGATACCTTTAAATGCAAATGAAAAGAAGCAAAGCTGTAATGCTAGTACGGACAGTCAGTCTAAACAATCGAAAAGAACTCAACTTGAGGATATTATAAGAAag GATCCGACACAGCCGTCTCATATGAATCGAGACGTTCAAGCGTTAGATCAACATAGTCAAAGAAGCTCCGGTTCGCAAGCTAGTCATACCAGCACGCCTGGAAATATTTGGCCACCTATTAGTGCag GTGCAGGTGGTTCTAACGAGCAAAGTGTGGATGGTGTATCCACGTCAGAAAATTTATTGGACATTGCACCACCTGCTGCTATCGAAAATGGTGGAGTTGTTGGAAATTTATGGGCATGTCCTATACCACCTCCGTCTATCAACCAGGGACAAACTG CCACTGTTGAGTATTATCGACAATTACTATTGGGCTCGCAAGCCCATCAATTGCAAATGATGGGCACAACGATGCAACAGTGCTGTCAGCTGTTGTGGTCACAGCAACGCGAACTGCAATCCATGCGCGCTGCTATTGCCGATCTGCAGATGCGATCACCAAATCAGACTCCACAGCGTGGTAATAACGCTGAGAATCAAGAGGAACATTCTAATTTGAGCCGTAGCGTTCACAATCTCGGTGACGCATTGGACGCGACCTTACCTCCCAGTTCGTCTTTACCAAACCTTGTGTCTCTACCTAATTCTTCAGCAGCATCGTCGCACACTCCGATAATTAATAGCTCTAACttgcagcagcagcaacaacaacaaTTGAACAATCAAGTACCTCCTGGTAATAGAGCGAACAACTACTGGGACAATTTTCGAAG ctATTCCCGGCAAAATCTACTCTCAGGAAATGTGAAGACAATGACCGATCCTTCGACAGCTACACTAAACTCGGCGTGTTCCACAAACACAGCTATTGCAAGCGGAAGCAGTGTGAACAGTTCATTaat AAAAGACAAGAGGAATCGGGAGCAGGGCTCTGACAACTTACCTTTACCATTAACCAGCACAGAGACGCAGTATTCATTAAACTTACAATTACCGTCAAATTTACAACAACAGGACAGAGATAATGCTACTATCCGCAGCAATATTATCGCAAACGAGGTGTCTCAACAAGTCGATAACTTTTGGGAGGACGCTCACAGTTCTTTTCGATTACCATCTGCAACGAATGAcgataatctttttaataatttaag TTTGGAAATGAAGGAGGCTATCAGCCATCTCATCGCAGCGAACAAGAGGCGACCcgattacttaataattattttacgagagATCAAGGCTATTAGCGAGGATTACAGATTGCGACCTCAGTTGTTAAGATCGTTACGTTTGTTGCAGGATAAGCAAACACTAAATAATCCATTG AACGAAGCACCTGACTTAACTCCAAGCGAAAGTTGCCCGTCTAGCGATGAGAACTCGGATATCGGTGCGACCTTCGCTCTGGAAAATCATACGTCTATGATGGAATTGATCGCCACATCTCATGTCGACACTGCCTCGCCAGTTTTACCAATAGAACATTTGGATACAACG gTAGCAACATTTCCTTTTGAATCTGCGAGTGCTGCTCCCTCAACTTCTAACGCTAAATCCGGCTATAATGAAGACTTGGCAGAAGCTGATCAATCGAGACCTGAATCTTCGGGAAAtcaaaag CTTTCTAGTGATGTAGATAACGAAGAAGGACAAGAAGAAGCAGCGTCTTATCCTATCACTGCAGAAGCGGCTGCTTCTGATCTCGAAAGTTTAGCTGCTAAAACTGAAGATGAAAGAGCGGAAGATGCCggacttgataattttttcaagttgcgAGAttga